TGGATTTGGGCGATGTAGTCGTCCATATCTTCCACCGGGACGAGCGCGAATATTATAATATCGAGCGTTTGTGGTCCGACGCGAAGGTAGTGGAACACGTATGAGCCTGATCGCCGGAACGATCATGACGCTGGAAGTGGCGCGGGAAGTTTCTCCCTACGGTTATTTTTTGAACGCGGGCGACCAGGATGTGCTGCTGCATTACACGGAGCTTACGGAGAAAATTAAGCCGGGCGACCACATCGAAGTATTCCTGTTCTTCGATACTGAAGACCGCCTCGCGGCGACGATGAAGAAACCGTATCTTACGCTTGGAGAGCTGGCCTTGCTGGAAGTGGCGGACGTTCACCCCCGGCTGGGATGCTTCTTGGAAATGGGGCTTGGCCGCCAACTGCTTCTGCCCATCCGCGAGCTCCCTGAACTGAAGGAGCTGCATCCCCAGGTAGGCGACCGTGTATTCGTCATTATGGAGCATGACAAGCAGGGGCGGCTGCGGGCCAAGCTTGCGGGCGAACAGGAGCTTGCTCCGCTGACATTCCCGGCGCCTACGAGCTGGAAGGGCCAGTGGATGAAGGCCCGGGTGTACAAGCCGCTTCAAATGGGCACTTTCGTCATTGTGGACGGAGGCGTTCTGGGCTTTGGCGCCATCGGTATGATCCATTCCTCCGAACGGCCTAGGCTGCTTCGCTTAGGTGAGGAGTTTGAAGCCCGGGTGGCGCACATCCGGGAGGACGGGCGAATCAATCTGTCCATGGCCCAGCGCAAGGAAGTGGGAATGGATATCGACTCCGAGAAGATTCTGGAGTTCCTGAAGAACCGCCCGGGCGGAGGAATGCCCTATTCGGATGCGACGCCGCCGGATATCATCAAACAGCGTTTCGGAATCAGCAAGGCGGCGTTCAAGCGCGCGCTCGGCAAGCTGATGAAGGAAGGTCTCATCACCCAGAAGGAGAGCTGGACGTATCTGGTACAGGCAGAGAAGGCCGATCCGGCTTCCGGTAAACAGGGCGGCGAAAGCCGCGGAAACTCTGCCGAATAAGACGGCAATGGAA
This region of Paenibacillus sp. URB8-2 genomic DNA includes:
- a CDS encoding CvfB family protein is translated as MSLIAGTIMTLEVAREVSPYGYFLNAGDQDVLLHYTELTEKIKPGDHIEVFLFFDTEDRLAATMKKPYLTLGELALLEVADVHPRLGCFLEMGLGRQLLLPIRELPELKELHPQVGDRVFVIMEHDKQGRLRAKLAGEQELAPLTFPAPTSWKGQWMKARVYKPLQMGTFVIVDGGVLGFGAIGMIHSSERPRLLRLGEEFEARVAHIREDGRINLSMAQRKEVGMDIDSEKILEFLKNRPGGGMPYSDATPPDIIKQRFGISKAAFKRALGKLMKEGLITQKESWTYLVQAEKADPASGKQGGESRGNSAE